In Alistipes ihumii AP11, a genomic segment contains:
- a CDS encoding AAA family ATPase, with amino-acid sequence MLRINKLIIDNFGPYQNKQILELPIGDGVTFVWGENGVGKTSLLNCIRFALWGIVYNRNYEECQLAKFVNIDAVEAQKNMSVKLFMTYDNEEYELTRMLKRLPGTSGKNDSDYEHKLYLKHFGSMMSQDEAEHFLNTVLPEKISRFYLFDGELLRQYENLLDDSSSSDVIKTSIENILGLPILEGANKNLISITTIYQQAYTKVSAANERTKNDSSALSGFLLHDEELKKSLNEMKEQKKRLQGEISELEDAFAANQRYAELLVQEREKRSHIETNRLLLENDVKDLKAKMKFAWAVIFDKVIQEIIDTKNEELNSLLSHIGDIKTKEVIVSILDRIVNGEVSSCPICNNNLTIEDLSSLRENLAILKSTIKSKNSEEIMYAKQIIDRFSGFKRNVDKESLIKLLDNVNSKQSAISLDEVDLAEIKKKKASFHNLSTDKEILEIQPMYKKKLQELTLLEEGIAKQEAEISENQASIDKLNAKILKQSNADGKKASEDLALCKAVQEIFEKAVSKFREDLKSRVQADAEDIFTKISHMPAYTGLKINDNYGLEIVTSNGRVVPNRSAGYEQVVALSLVGALHKNAPISGPIVMDSTFQRIDPRHRNNTLRSLPVLGEQIIVLAYPNEVTQSDAKELLSGKYLKDIHLEQKSEFETEIK; translated from the coding sequence ATGTTACGAATTAATAAACTTATCATCGACAACTTTGGCCCATACCAAAATAAGCAGATTTTGGAGTTACCTATCGGTGATGGTGTTACATTTGTTTGGGGCGAAAATGGTGTGGGAAAGACTTCGCTACTTAATTGTATTCGTTTTGCCTTATGGGGAATCGTATACAATAGAAATTACGAGGAGTGCCAATTAGCAAAATTCGTAAATATTGACGCTGTTGAGGCTCAAAAGAATATGAGTGTTAAGCTTTTTATGACATATGATAATGAAGAGTATGAACTTACCCGTATGCTTAAAAGGCTGCCAGGCACTTCTGGGAAAAATGATTCGGATTATGAGCATAAGTTATATCTAAAACATTTTGGTTCTATGATGAGCCAAGATGAAGCAGAACACTTCCTTAACACAGTTTTGCCAGAAAAAATATCTCGTTTTTATTTGTTTGATGGCGAATTATTAAGACAGTATGAGAATCTTCTTGATGATTCATCATCAAGTGATGTTATCAAGACTTCTATCGAAAATATTTTAGGTCTTCCCATTCTTGAAGGGGCAAATAAAAACCTTATTAGTATAACTACGATATACCAGCAGGCATACACGAAGGTTTCAGCAGCGAACGAGAGAACAAAAAATGATTCATCTGCTCTGTCCGGGTTCTTATTACATGATGAAGAACTTAAGAAATCTCTAAACGAGATGAAAGAGCAAAAAAAGAGACTTCAAGGAGAAATTTCTGAACTTGAGGATGCTTTTGCTGCCAATCAGAGGTATGCTGAATTACTTGTTCAAGAAAGAGAAAAAAGATCTCACATTGAGACAAATCGTCTGCTTTTGGAGAATGACGTAAAAGATCTTAAGGCGAAAATGAAATTTGCCTGGGCTGTTATTTTTGATAAAGTTATTCAAGAGATTATTGATACAAAGAATGAAGAATTAAATTCTCTATTGTCCCACATTGGAGATATTAAGACGAAAGAGGTTATTGTTTCAATATTGGACAGAATTGTTAATGGAGAAGTTTCATCGTGTCCGATATGTAATAATAATCTAACTATTGAAGATTTATCTAGCTTGCGTGAAAACTTGGCAATTCTAAAGAGCACTATTAAATCAAAGAATTCTGAGGAAATAATGTATGCCAAGCAAATTATAGACAGATTTAGTGGCTTCAAAAGGAATGTTGATAAAGAATCCCTCATAAAATTATTAGATAATGTTAATTCTAAACAATCTGCGATAAGTTTGGATGAGGTTGATTTAGCTGAGATTAAAAAGAAAAAAGCAAGTTTTCATAACTTATCTACGGATAAAGAAATTTTGGAGATACAGCCAATGTATAAGAAAAAACTCCAAGAATTGACTTTGTTGGAGGAGGGCATAGCTAAGCAAGAGGCGGAGATTTCAGAAAATCAGGCTTCAATTGATAAATTAAATGCTAAGATTTTAAAACAGTCAAATGCTGATGGCAAAAAGGCTTCTGAAGATCTTGCACTTTGTAAGGCCGTTCAAGAAATATTTGAAAAGGCCGTGTCGAAGTTTAGAGAGGATTTGAAATCTCGAGTGCAAGCTGATGCTGAAGATATATTTACAAAGATATCCCACATGCCAGCCTATACGGGGTTGAAAATAAACGATAACTATGGACTTGAGATTGTGACAAGCAATGGACGGGTTGTCCCCAATCGTTCAGCTGGATATGAACAGGTTGTGGCCCTTTCCCTTGTAGGAGCTTTGCATAAGAATGCACCTATCTCAGGTCCCATTGTTATGGATTCTACATTCCAGAGAATTGATCCGAGGCATAGGAATAATACATTGAGATCGTTACCTGTCCTTGGGGAACAAATCATCGTGCTTGCATATCCGAATGAGGTTACTCAGAGTGATGCCAAAGAGTTGTTGTCGGGAAAATACTTGAAAGATATTCATCTTGAACAAAAATCTGAGTTTGAAACAGAAATAAAGTAA